Sequence from the uncultured Flavobacterium sp. genome:
TTTGGAGATTGTATTCGTTAATTCAACAGAAAAAGTGGTCGCTTCTGTGGTACCAAAAACAAACATAATCGTATTATTTCCTGGATTAGCATTTATTCTATCAATATGTTGAATATTCTGTAAAACCTTATCAAATGAAGAATCAACTAGTACCAAAAGATTTTTCGAACTTTTATAATACTCATTAAATTTCTCCCCAATGTTATCTCCTTTACTGATTTTTACAATAGAAATATCGCTTTTTTCAGTTAAAGAAACTTGAGGAAGGTATGAGAATGTTACAACTTGATTATTATTTATTTCTTTGCCATCAATAGTAATTTTTGAAGAAACTGCTTTAGAAGAAGTCATCGAAAATTCTTGTCTGTAATTCTTTGCTCCATTGAAAGTTTGCAAACCAATTTGTTTAAACTCTGATTCTATAAAAGCCGATGCTTTATCAATACCGGGAGTAAAAGTTCTCCTACCCTGCATATCATCAGCCGAAAGTATTTTCTCTATACGAGTTACTTCCTTATTGGTAATAATTTTATCAATCGATTGCCCATGTACATTAAAACATTGACTTAGAACAAAGATACTTACAATAATTTTTTTCATATTTTACTTTTATAAATAACATTTTAGTTAAACCAAAAGTACGTTAATTATTTACAAAAATTAGTATATGCAGGTTTCAAATTTAAGGTTCGAATTCTGTTTTTACCACTACAAAGTCTCAATGAAAATTAGAACTTTTTTAATCCTTATTCTTTTATTCCTCTTCCTTTATAGCTTGAATTTGTGTTTCTGATAAAATCTGATTGAATACTTTTAAATCTTTAATTTTTCCGATAAAAGAATTTTCGCCGCCTCCAATTTTATCAAGCGGAAAAAACAAAGTTTTCATTACCCAAATCGAGTCTTTTTGATATCCAGTTGGGATTTTTTCTCTTGTGAGTTTTTTAGCCAATTCTCCATTTAAATATAAAGTCGTTGAGTTATTATCCCCAGTAATAGCAATACTGGTCCATTTATTTTCCGGAATAACAACACCAAAATCATAATCTTTTCCTTCGTGAGAAAAACCAAGATTTGACGTATTTCCTTGTTTTAGCTTTACAATTGCATGATTTGATTCAAAAAGAACAGCATTCGCAGTATTATTTTGGGAAGGATTTATTTTGAAACTAACGGTATAATTATATCCAATTTCGTTGTACGAAAGTTTCGCAGAACTGTTACTGTTTTTTAAATTTAATACTTTTCTGTTCCCATCAAATACGTAATTAGCATGCTGTAATTTCTTTATTTCTTTATCATTACCTTTCATTTTATAATTTAAAACTAAAGAATCCTTAGCAGAAATTTTCCCTCTCAAATTAAGTCCCGGACCTTCGTTTATATCTTTGGCTTTGCCCGAAAACTCATTAAAATCTACTGCAACCTCAGCGCCACTCCACATTTTTTCACTCAATACCTGAATCGCCGGAAATACTCTGTCTGTAACATCCTGAGCGGTGATTCCGTTTTTCGGAACATCATTCCATACGGCAAACATTCCTCCTCTTATAAAAGGATCTCCCATCTTGAAAACGGCATCGCCAATCACAACTGGTTCCCATTTATCATATAAATATTTCAGGTCTAAATAATCATAATAATAACCCGCGGCAGGCACAATATATAGAAAACCATCTGGCGTACTAATTAAAGGATAACCCAATTCTTTCATTTTAAAAGGATCGGCATAACCGTTGTACCAGGCATTCATTGTAACTCCTTTTGAGGTAACGGGAGTAATTCCTTGTGCGTGAGTCAAAGCGCCCCAAACTCTTACTTCTTTGTTAAAAGTTTGTACGTATTTTATAAAATGATCTGTAAACTTTCTAAAAGGTTCCGCTTCTTTTTTATCATATTCATCAGTTCCAATATGTACTTCTTTAAAACGAAAAACCGGATTTTCTCCTTCTAAATATTCTTTAAATATGTTTTCTACTATTGTATAAGTTTCCGGATTTTTTATGTCCAAATGGTCTTTGCCAAATTCTTTACTTGCAATTTGCGGAAATGCTTTTGAAATCGCCAAAGAATGCGCTGGCACGTCGATCTCAGGAATAATATTTACGCCGTAATTCTCGGCAAGTATTTGCAAATCAACAAACTCTTTTTTGGTATAAAACTCTCCTTTAGTAGGCAATTGCGGATATCTTTCATTTTCTAATCGAAAGCCACTATAAGTATTGTCCCAATTATTATCAAACTGTTTTACAAAACCATTATCACTAAGATGCAACTGAAAATCACTCATTTTATAATAAGACATCATCTTTACATAATCTCGCAAAAATTCGATTTTGAAATACTTTCTTCCAACATCCAACAAAAATCCTCGTACTTCATATTTAGGATAATCTCTTGAAATTCCCTTTGGCAAAAAGCAATGTTTTGTGTCTCTTTCTAATATTTGCAAAATAGTACGTGTTGCCCAAAAAGCTCCTTTATATTGTGCCGAATTAATCGAAACAAAATCTTTTATCGAAAGAGAATATACTTCCGAACCTAATTCTTCTTTATTGCCATTTAAAGAGATAAAAATATCACCGGATTTCGGAGTTCCCGAAACAATAGTTGGTTTTATTTTACATAGTTCTTCCAAATCATTTTGAAAAATTATTGCCGCCTGTTTCAATACATCTGCATATTTTTCATCCAACACAATTCTTGATTTAGCGGTCAACACAAAATTACCTTCGTCTCCATGCCATTCTCGTAATGAAGGAATTACAAATGGTTTCACATTCTTTCCCTGATCTTTATAAATCCCTTCTACTTTTACAGAATAAGGAATCTCGATAGAAGAACCATCTTTTATTTTACTTGCTTTAAACAACAAATTAACCGTAGTATTTTGCAACGGAGTAAAAATGTTTCCCGACTTATTTATTACCGAAAGATTATCTGATCCTATTAATTTCAATTCAAATCCTTCAGGACTTACTGGCATCTTATAAGTTGAAGTTTCTTTTGAAATAAAAGGTTCTACTATTATTTTTTCTGCCAAATAAATCGAATCTGATTTAATCATTTTGGATTGTGCGAATGTCTGCATTGACATCAACAAAGAACATACAACTCCAGTATAAAATTTGTAACTCATATTATTATTGTTAACCCGTTGGGTGTAATTAATTTTAACACATAGAAACATAGATTCTGACTTCTCAAAAAAAGGCGTTTTCACTTATTTAAAATGCACATAGCTATCTGTTATTTTGTCTCTTTATTTTTCAAAATACAAAAGAGATGGTTTAAATCCATCTCTTTTGCTTTGGTTACTTTATTGTGCTTCCAATATCCATTGTTGATTTGGACTTCCTGTTGCGCCATTAATGCTATATTGAACAATTTTTGTTCCGCTTGTAGTGCTGCTTCCCGGATTATCGAGTACATAATGATTTGACAAATTACTTTGAATTACATATTTACCAGAACCCGCAGAAATCAGATTCCATTGCTGATTTGCACCATTTGAAATTGTATATTGAATAATGTTTCCGCCTAATGTTTGTGTTCCGCCTGAAATATCAAGTGCTTTATTACTGTTGGCATTAACAATTACGTAAGCAGTTCCTTGTGCATTAAATTTCCATTTTTGCCCGTTTCCGGTTGCACTCGTGCTTTCTACAAGAAAAGCGCTGTTGGCTGTACTGTTACTCGCAATAGCCAGATAAAGACCGCTCGCTACATTTTTAATTTTATACCAAGTACCTGCTGTTGGACCAGAATTAGCTGTAACCGGTACTACTAATGGAGTAGAATTTTGGTTGAAAATATCTGTAATAGTGATTCTTACCGAATAACTTCCGGTACCTAATGTGCTTGTAATCGTTGCTGCTCTTTTTTGAGGCAATACTTCGTTTACGGTACTTACTACTGTTCCCGAAGGATCAAGTAATTCTACTTTAGACGAAAATTGTGGGCTTTTGGTTTGATTGTTTGTCCAATTTACGGTTACTGTATTTCCGCTGCTAATGGCTGTCGCCGATTGAACCTGAGCAATTGTTAAAACCGGAGCAGTACCTTGATTGGTTTGCGCCGGAAGAGCTAATGTACGTCCTGTTCCAAATCCTGCGCTAGGCTGAACTGTACCTCCATGTTCCATAAAATAAGCATCTTCTGTAGCATCGTAGCCTGAGTTGAAAGCTCTGTCATAAATTCCGTTTCTGCCTTCATCACCCGCATTTGCACTAAAACTTCTGCTGGTGTGTTTTTCCCAAGTATTTGTAGTGCTTAAATTCCAACAATCTTTAAAGAAGGCTTTTCTAATGAATCTTCCATCATAAGCAGGGTCAGATCCTGTCCAGTTTTCTAAAAAGGCGTCATTTCCTGAGCCTAAAAAAGTGGTTCTGTCAGGAATCGCTAATGTCGAAGTATGAAACCAAATTCCTGTAGTTTGATTTTGGATAAAAGTACCGATGTATAATTTTCCGTTTAATTTCCACGCTCTCAAAGCTATATTATACCAAGTATTTAGTGCCCATTGATAAGGATTAATTGTTTTATATCCGTCACCTTCGCCTCCAAATCTGCTGGTTACAGTTGCAGGATCGGCGTAAGCAACTTCAGAGAAAATTCCTCCGGCTGTATTTGGATCCCATAATGAAGAAATCAGAATATTGGGTGTGCCAAAAGACGTATCGGGCGTTTGTTGCAAACCTGCATAACCTCCAGAATAATTGTGAACCGAAAAATATTCTGCATTCGCCGATTGGGTGATTTTTATTTTGTGTAATTTAAGAATTGCATCGGATGGAAAAGAAAAATAAAGATGCTCAGATGGTGCTGCATTTTCGCCAGTTGCCGCTGCGGCTTTTGCAGAACTTTTGCCCGATTTTGATGCTTGCGGACTTTCTTTAATGGTATCTTCCTGACAAGACATTACAACAGATAAAAGGAAAAACATAGCCACTAATGGCGCAGAAAAAAGGGTATTTGATCTCATAGTTTTAAAGTTGATTAATTGTTAATATTATTTTTATTTGATACGATTCAAAAAATATAATTCTTTACTTCTCAATAAATTAACTGCTTAAAAATTACTACAACAGGCTGATATCTAATATGTTTTATTTTAATACTTATGCATTTTAATGTCCTGGCAATAATGTTTTTCAAAGCTTTACTTTCTAACCGGGACATTGTTAAATAGGGTTTTATACACTCAAGTATGCAGATGCTTACTTAGCATACAAATCTATTTTTTGGTTGTAAATGGAATTTTCATTCGAATTTCCCAAGTACCGGAATCATTAATTTTCATTCCCCATCTTATGTAAGCTCTGTTTCGAATTTGACCAGTAGCAGGATCGATATATTTACTCCAGTCTTTTACGCCATTTGCTGCTTCAAAAGCTGCTTTGTCAACTGTAAAAGCATCCGCTGTTGTCAAATAATACATTAAGTAAGCATCGTTACCCGTATAATTTCTTGCGTATTGTGGGAATGGTGGCGCCGGTAATCCAAAAGTGGTGCTTTCTGAATCCAAAACAGTTCCTATAGTATTATCATGATAATTTTGCAAAGGCGCAGATCCGCTATAATTAAAAACTACTTTATTAGGATCAAGAGCTGCTCCGTGACTATCTGCAATAATCATTTTTACTTTTATGGCTAATTTTGGTTCTTCACTTATTTTTACAACTGTGATATAAGGATCGGTTCCGTTTAATACACCCGACACTTTTGGATCACTATCATTCAATACAGAATATGTAAAACCGGTATCATAAACACCTCCGCCTTTACCCAATTGTAGTCTTGATCTCATCTCGGTTTTGAATTCTACAGGAACAAAAGGACCTAATTTTATACGTGTGAAATTATCTAATTGACGTTCTCCACGAACATTTTTTGCGCTGACATTTACTATAAAATTATCTTCAACAACCGATTTCGAAGCTTGTGTGAAAACAAATTCTCCACTTACGGGATTCATTATAATTGAAGGTTGCGGACTCAGTTTTAATTTTTTCATTGCCAATTCCAGCGTAGTATCTGTAGTAGGATCAAATGGCGCCGTCCAGGTCAAAATCTCATGTTTATCCTGCAATTCGGTGGTTGGTTTACCGTTTTTATCTGTAATACTGGTAATTGCCCATTCCATTGGATATGTTGATCCTTCTACTGCTGGCGGCACAGAAGAAAAAAACACGCCGCGAGGAACGGTGATTGTGTCTTGTAGTGAATGTATATTATCACTTATATAGCCTACTTCTGGCTGCTCACAGGATAATATAAATAGGCTAAAACCTAATAAACAAATTATCTTTTTCATATGTACATATATTATTTTTTAAAATTTTCTTAGAAATAGCTTTCAAAAATTGATTCTGACTATTTCATTTTGATGCTAAATCTTAATCGACATAATTCGAAAAATGATGAGATCCTTGCAGTACATGAATTACTCCATTTGTAGAAATTAAATTTGAAGTTCTCACAACAGTATGAACATCGTCATTTTCGCCTCCTTCAGCAGGATTTGGTCCCCAATAATCATCTTCTCCTTTGAAAGTATAAAAGACATATTCCGGAAATTGATCTAATTGATCTTTATAATCTTCAACAGGTTCCAGCGAAAGTTTTCTTTCTTCTCCATTATGAGTCATATAAATTTTACCCTCTTTTACCAATTTGCTGCGATCCAGACTTTGATCAAAAATATATCCTCCCAATATTTCTTTTAAATCGTCTACAGGAATATCGTTAATACCATAATTTGGATTCTCTTGGATATCTTTCATATAAAAAATATAATTTTTTATAGACAAATTATTTGGAGCAAAAAGAGTTGTTGATTTGGCATTAACCACATCAATCATTCCTGCTTTTTGGATCAATAAAGCCAATGTGTCCAATTGTTTATGCGATTTTAGAAAATCATATGTAGACACTCCAACATTTTGATTGGCAAGACCACCATCAATTAGATAGTCGTCGTTTGAACAGGAATACATACTGAAAAGCACTATTATTATTACTATATATTTCATGTTTATGTTCTTTAAAAATTATTAAATAAATTACAACTTACCTTTCCAAAAGTCGGTTTGAATAATGGCAGAATTAATGGAGATTACTGATGGATCAATTGGCCAAAAACAACCTTTGTGAGCAATTCTATTTGGATTCATCCAACTTACTCCCGCAAAATAATTCATTCTGATTCTGTCAAATCCTGATTGTCCTTCGCCTACTAATTCAATGGCGCGTTCGTCAAAAATGGCTTTGGTAAGTGATTCATTATCGGTTGCACCAGTATAATTAGGCACATTAGCTTTAGATCTGATTGTGTTAATATCGGCAACAGCAGCTGAAGTATTTCCTAATTTCATATTTGCTTCTGCTCTAAGAAGGTAGATATCTGCTAATCTGAAAATTAAAATATTAGATTCTGAAAATCTCGCATAAGGATCAGATGCCTGACCGTCACGCGCTGTTTGAGAATATTTCATTAAAGAAGATTGTTCATTTGAATCAAAATTGCTAAAAAACAATTCTTTACGTTTATCGTTGTCTCTGTCAGAATCTGAATTCATCATATCCTTACCATAAAAATCATCGCTAATAATAGGTGCAATTGAATTTGGACTTAGAAAAAATGGATTCGTTAAAGTTAATCCTGTCGGAGTTGTATCTCCTCCGTCAACTCGATACGATTCATTCATCGCAGCACTTATATTAATTTCAAAAAGACCTGTTTTAGATTGACCGATACACATATCATTAAATCCATCTACGCCTTCAGTTACATAATCAATAAGTGAAGCATGACTGTTTTGAATCACTGAATTTGCAGCTGCAAGAGCCTGAGTAACCATTGCAGTATTTCCATGATCTCTACTTGCATACCAAAGCGTGATATGTGCTTTTAGAGCTTCGGCACTTGCTTTATTGGCAGTAATAGCCCATTTAGGAGCGCCTGGTGTAGAATATTCTAATAAACCAATCGCTTTATTGGCTGCAGCCAAAGAAAAATCTAAGACTTTAAGTTCATTCTCTCTTGGTTTTGTAACGATATAACCGTCCTTAATCAATTGATCTGAAGTCTCTATAACCTCATCTACAATTGGCGCATCTCCCCAGATACGTGCCAAATAGAAATAGGATAATGATCTTACAAAGGCTGCTTCGCCAATAAGTCTGTTTTTTTCGGCTTTTGATCTAAAAGCGCTATCCGGCATTTCGCTTACGTGTTTTTCGATAGAAAGTGCCCAGTTTGCGGCTCTGTAAAAACTTTTCCAATTGCGTGAATCATCGCGATACGCCAGAACATAATTCCCGTTTCCTTCGATATAATCTACAATCCAAAATTGACTATTCATAAAAGTCATTCCGGTAAATTCTCCCCATAATAAGAAGTTTGAATCTTTGGTCAAAGCTTCTTTTAGCAAAGCATAATCTCCCGCTAAAGCTGATTCAACATTGGCTTGAGAAACCCAGAAATTTTGCGGAGTTGCCAATCCCATTGGCTCTTGATCCAACATATCTGTACAGCCAAAAAGACTAAACAAACAAAAAGTCAGAATCGTTATTTTATTGTATGTATATTTTTTCATTTTTAATTCATTTAAAATTTAATATCCAATCCAAGTGAAAATGTTTTCGATTGTGGATATCCATTACCAAGTGTGTATCCCATTTCATCAACTTGAGAAGCATCTGCAACAACTTTAGAACGTTGCCATTGATATGGATTTATAACCGAACCATAAATGCGTACGCGAGAAATATGTATTTGTTCTAAAACACGACTTTTGTCAATTGTATATCCAATAGAAGCGTTTGATATTTTCCAATAATCACCACTTTCTTTCCACAAAGACTGACCGCTTCTAAATCTATAATACGGAGTTGTATTAGGACGAGCAGGATACAAAGCAGGATAATGTGCTCCAGCTGCACCATCTCCGGGTTTCTCCCAAAAATACAATCCGCTTAGATCTTGTAAACCTTTAACAGCCCAATCGTCTCCCCTGTCGTAATTATCCAAATATTTTTGTGTAGAAGAATCTATAATATCAGAACCAAATGAGAATTGGCTGTAAGCTTGTAAATACCAACCTTTGTATTTTAAATTTATATTCAATAATCCTGTAAAATCAGGTGTTGGTTTAAATGAAGTGTCCAATTTATAATCGCCGGCTTCATCTAATAAATAATCACCATTATAATCTTTCCAGATTGGTGTTCCCGGTGCGATAGTTCCCCAAGCAGATTTGCCGTGTAATATTTCGCCAGTGTATGGATTTATTGGTAACTGACTTAGATTATCGACAATATATTCGTTCTTGAATTGTACCGGAAGAATCAATGGCATTCCTACCACATATCCATAACTTCTGTCTCTGCCAGCATCATATCCATAATAATCCTTGTTTCCGTTAGGAAGCTTAGTCACATAGTTTTTGTTTTGGCTCATTCCCGTGCTTATTTCTAGTTTCCAAGGATTTCCTATCGAAAATATTTGCCATTTAATCATTCCTTCCCAGCCATAATTCATTACTCCGGCAACATTTGACTTTGCCTGATTGAATCCTGAATAAGCAGGAAAAAGTGTTTCGAATAATAGATTTTCTGTTTTCTTGTTATAAGCATCAAAAGTTATATTGATTCGGTTATTGAACAAATCCATATCAAAACCAATATCCCATTGTTTTGAATTTACCCAGGAAAGATTCGGATTTCCGATAGTATTATAATCGGTTACAACTCCTGTTGTGCCTCCGTAAGTAGAAACATTCATCAAATTAGACCATAACGGATTTCCGCCATATCCTAATCTGTAAGATCCATATCTCAGGAAATTCTCATCAATTTCGTTTCCGTTAACACCGTAACTGGCTCTTAATTTTGCGTAACTCAAAACATTTCCGGTGATTTTTTTGATGAAAGGCTCATCAGAAATAATCCAACCCAACGCTATAGAAGAGAAATTAGCATATCGAACATCTTCACCAAAACGAGAAGATCCATCCCTACTAAACGCAACGTCAACCATATAACGTTCTTTAAAACGATATCCCAAACGTCCAAAATAAGACAGCAAAGCATTTGACTCTATACTTGTGTAACCATTAATTTGACCTTGAGTATAACGATCGTTGATAACCTTGATCGCATCTACACCAAAACCTTTGGCATACATAAACATATCTTCATATTTATTATAATCCGTTTTTTGTCCTAATACTGCTGTTGCTGTATGGTTACCGAATTTTTTATAGTAGTTGACATAAAGATCTGATGATAAATTTTTTCGGTTATATAAGGCATAACTAGCAAAACCATCTCCTTCTTCACGCACTGTTGAAGGTTCATAATAATTTTTC
This genomic interval carries:
- a CDS encoding DUF5007 domain-containing protein — translated: MKKIICLLGFSLFILSCEQPEVGYISDNIHSLQDTITVPRGVFFSSVPPAVEGSTYPMEWAITSITDKNGKPTTELQDKHEILTWTAPFDPTTDTTLELAMKKLKLSPQPSIIMNPVSGEFVFTQASKSVVEDNFIVNVSAKNVRGERQLDNFTRIKLGPFVPVEFKTEMRSRLQLGKGGGVYDTGFTYSVLNDSDPKVSGVLNGTDPYITVVKISEEPKLAIKVKMIIADSHGAALDPNKVVFNYSGSAPLQNYHDNTIGTVLDSESTTFGLPAPPFPQYARNYTGNDAYLMYYLTTADAFTVDKAAFEAANGVKDWSKYIDPATGQIRNRAYIRWGMKINDSGTWEIRMKIPFTTKK
- a CDS encoding SusC/RagA family TonB-linked outer membrane protein; this encodes MKNQFNPVNTGLLTKQKKIFLWTKKNSILFFVTLCSISSFGHTLKISLHLEKGEIMENAEKTKAESNLNFVADVDPITGKVTGELGESLFGASVKIKGTNKVESTDVDGSFSIAAKEGDVLIVSYVGFITKEVTVGNQKQLNIRLKSAQNDLSDVVVIGYQKVHKKNVNAAVSTISSKDLQDIPVISVSSIIGSLATGIQTPTQTGAPGGRGSLVIRGNTSMSGSGYSSPLYVIDGVQTSLEDLAGYNTSNTDFLASLNPNDIEKIDFLKDASAAAIYGSRGANGVIIITTKKGGALDKPEFTFSLNTGFSPIPNLVTMNIGSAERNAKMAMLYKWWKSDDVQTSHVPMVLSDSLNPAFNNKVDYQGLFYRTGISNKYNLSMRGGSETTNYRLSLGYDDVEGVIKNSGFKRYTFSGNINSKVGQNFENQFRVNLLQTDNQTGQGNPDGGRFQFNNTLPTDPSNLNSSLFYVSDDKIKALQGELSDKLNTDETVQVTLSDFLKYDFTPAFSVNAQFNYVYSSEKKNYYEPSTVREEGDGFASYALYNRKNLSSDLYVNYYKKFGNHTATAVLGQKTDYNKYEDMFMYAKGFGVDAIKVINDRYTQGQINGYTSIESNALLSYFGRLGYRFKERYMVDVAFSRDGSSRFGEDVRYANFSSIALGWIISDEPFIKKITGNVLSYAKLRASYGVNGNEIDENFLRYGSYRLGYGGNPLWSNLMNVSTYGGTTGVVTDYNTIGNPNLSWVNSKQWDIGFDMDLFNNRINITFDAYNKKTENLLFETLFPAYSGFNQAKSNVAGVMNYGWEGMIKWQIFSIGNPWKLEISTGMSQNKNYVTKLPNGNKDYYGYDAGRDRSYGYVVGMPLILPVQFKNEYIVDNLSQLPINPYTGEILHGKSAWGTIAPGTPIWKDYNGDYLLDEAGDYKLDTSFKPTPDFTGLLNINLKYKGWYLQAYSQFSFGSDIIDSSTQKYLDNYDRGDDWAVKGLQDLSGLYFWEKPGDGAAGAHYPALYPARPNTTPYYRFRSGQSLWKESGDYWKISNASIGYTIDKSRVLEQIHISRVRIYGSVINPYQWQRSKVVADASQVDEMGYTLGNGYPQSKTFSLGLDIKF
- a CDS encoding RICIN domain-containing protein, which translates into the protein MRSNTLFSAPLVAMFFLLSVVMSCQEDTIKESPQASKSGKSSAKAAAATGENAAPSEHLYFSFPSDAILKLHKIKITQSANAEYFSVHNYSGGYAGLQQTPDTSFGTPNILISSLWDPNTAGGIFSEVAYADPATVTSRFGGEGDGYKTINPYQWALNTWYNIALRAWKLNGKLYIGTFIQNQTTGIWFHTSTLAIPDRTTFLGSGNDAFLENWTGSDPAYDGRFIRKAFFKDCWNLSTTNTWEKHTSRSFSANAGDEGRNGIYDRAFNSGYDATEDAYFMEHGGTVQPSAGFGTGRTLALPAQTNQGTAPVLTIAQVQSATAISSGNTVTVNWTNNQTKSPQFSSKVELLDPSGTVVSTVNEVLPQKRAATITSTLGTGSYSVRITITDIFNQNSTPLVVPVTANSGPTAGTWYKIKNVASGLYLAIASNSTANSAFLVESTSATGNGQKWKFNAQGTAYVIVNANSNKALDISGGTQTLGGNIIQYTISNGANQQWNLISAGSGKYVIQSNLSNHYVLDNPGSSTTSGTKIVQYSINGATGSPNQQWILEAQ
- a CDS encoding family 20 glycosylhydrolase; protein product: MSYKFYTGVVCSLLMSMQTFAQSKMIKSDSIYLAEKIIVEPFISKETSTYKMPVSPEGFELKLIGSDNLSVINKSGNIFTPLQNTTVNLLFKASKIKDGSSIEIPYSVKVEGIYKDQGKNVKPFVIPSLREWHGDEGNFVLTAKSRIVLDEKYADVLKQAAIIFQNDLEELCKIKPTIVSGTPKSGDIFISLNGNKEELGSEVYSLSIKDFVSINSAQYKGAFWATRTILQILERDTKHCFLPKGISRDYPKYEVRGFLLDVGRKYFKIEFLRDYVKMMSYYKMSDFQLHLSDNGFVKQFDNNWDNTYSGFRLENERYPQLPTKGEFYTKKEFVDLQILAENYGVNIIPEIDVPAHSLAISKAFPQIASKEFGKDHLDIKNPETYTIVENIFKEYLEGENPVFRFKEVHIGTDEYDKKEAEPFRKFTDHFIKYVQTFNKEVRVWGALTHAQGITPVTSKGVTMNAWYNGYADPFKMKELGYPLISTPDGFLYIVPAAGYYYDYLDLKYLYDKWEPVVIGDAVFKMGDPFIRGGMFAVWNDVPKNGITAQDVTDRVFPAIQVLSEKMWSGAEVAVDFNEFSGKAKDINEGPGLNLRGKISAKDSLVLNYKMKGNDKEIKKLQHANYVFDGNRKVLNLKNSNSSAKLSYNEIGYNYTVSFKINPSQNNTANAVLFESNHAIVKLKQGNTSNLGFSHEGKDYDFGVVIPENKWTSIAITGDNNSTTLYLNGELAKKLTREKIPTGYQKDSIWVMKTLFFPLDKIGGGENSFIGKIKDLKVFNQILSETQIQAIKEEE
- a CDS encoding fasciclin domain-containing protein encodes the protein MKYIVIIIVLFSMYSCSNDDYLIDGGLANQNVGVSTYDFLKSHKQLDTLALLIQKAGMIDVVNAKSTTLFAPNNLSIKNYIFYMKDIQENPNYGINDIPVDDLKEILGGYIFDQSLDRSKLVKEGKIYMTHNGEERKLSLEPVEDYKDQLDQFPEYVFYTFKGEDDYWGPNPAEGGENDDVHTVVRTSNLISTNGVIHVLQGSHHFSNYVD
- a CDS encoding RagB/SusD family nutrient uptake outer membrane protein, which produces MKKYTYNKITILTFCLFSLFGCTDMLDQEPMGLATPQNFWVSQANVESALAGDYALLKEALTKDSNFLLWGEFTGMTFMNSQFWIVDYIEGNGNYVLAYRDDSRNWKSFYRAANWALSIEKHVSEMPDSAFRSKAEKNRLIGEAAFVRSLSYFYLARIWGDAPIVDEVIETSDQLIKDGYIVTKPRENELKVLDFSLAAANKAIGLLEYSTPGAPKWAITANKASAEALKAHITLWYASRDHGNTAMVTQALAAANSVIQNSHASLIDYVTEGVDGFNDMCIGQSKTGLFEINISAAMNESYRVDGGDTTPTGLTLTNPFFLSPNSIAPIISDDFYGKDMMNSDSDRDNDKRKELFFSNFDSNEQSSLMKYSQTARDGQASDPYARFSESNILIFRLADIYLLRAEANMKLGNTSAAVADINTIRSKANVPNYTGATDNESLTKAIFDERAIELVGEGQSGFDRIRMNYFAGVSWMNPNRIAHKGCFWPIDPSVISINSAIIQTDFWKGKL